In Acidimicrobiia bacterium, one genomic interval encodes:
- a CDS encoding M2 family metallopeptidase has product MHDAGRLVDDLVGRLRPVEVDLARAWWDASTRASDEANRRKAELELARRQLLADPDAFAAVGAARADAAEDGGDVRRQLDLLHDAMLPNQVSGDLQRQIVELETDVEATFTSFRGELDGERVADNAILDILRTSDDVGLRRRAWEASKQVGAAVADRVRSLARLRNQAARSVGQRDHFALALSVGEMDEARLFATLDEVDRHTEAPFRAWKAQLDDALAARFGVDREELAPWHLDDPFFQDPPARGAVELDPLFAAADLEALTVRTYDGLGLDVRPVLGASDLYGRDGKNQHAFCIDIDREGDVRVLCNVEPSERWMDTMLHEFGHAVFNRGVDRSLPWLLRDAAHALTTEGVAMLFGRLVRDPEWLGGVAQVPPGELDGLRRRLAAARRASLLVFARWVLVVTHFERRLYADPDADLDAAWWQLVERYQGVRRPAGRRQPDWAAKIHLAVVPVYYQNYLYGELFASQLETALTARAGGFVARREAGRFLADAVFAPGATHRWDRLIEAATGEPLSAAHLASHLAA; this is encoded by the coding sequence GTGCACGACGCCGGGCGGCTGGTCGACGACCTCGTCGGGCGCCTCCGCCCGGTCGAGGTCGACCTGGCCCGGGCGTGGTGGGACGCCAGCACCCGCGCCTCGGACGAGGCCAACCGCCGGAAGGCCGAGCTCGAGCTGGCCCGGCGGCAGCTCCTCGCCGATCCGGACGCCTTCGCCGCCGTGGGCGCGGCCCGCGCCGACGCCGCCGAGGACGGCGGGGACGTGCGACGCCAGCTCGACCTGCTCCATGACGCCATGCTCCCGAACCAGGTGTCGGGGGACCTCCAGCGCCAGATCGTGGAGCTCGAGACCGACGTGGAGGCCACGTTCACCTCGTTTCGGGGCGAGCTCGACGGCGAGCGCGTCGCCGACAACGCCATCCTGGACATCCTGCGCACGAGCGACGACGTGGGCCTCCGCCGGCGGGCGTGGGAGGCGTCGAAGCAGGTCGGCGCGGCGGTGGCCGATCGCGTCCGTTCGCTGGCTCGGCTCCGGAACCAGGCGGCCCGGTCGGTCGGCCAGCGGGACCACTTCGCGCTGGCGCTCAGCGTCGGCGAGATGGACGAGGCCCGGCTCTTCGCCACCCTCGACGAGGTGGACCGGCACACCGAGGCGCCGTTCCGGGCCTGGAAGGCGCAGCTCGACGACGCGCTCGCGGCTCGGTTCGGCGTCGACCGCGAGGAGCTGGCGCCGTGGCACCTCGACGATCCCTTCTTCCAGGATCCACCGGCGCGGGGCGCGGTCGAGCTCGACCCGCTGTTCGCCGCCGCCGACCTCGAGGCCCTGACCGTGCGGACCTACGACGGCCTCGGGCTCGACGTCCGGCCGGTCCTCGGCGCGAGCGATCTCTACGGCCGCGACGGCAAGAACCAGCACGCCTTCTGCATCGACATCGATCGTGAAGGCGACGTGCGCGTCCTCTGCAACGTCGAGCCGAGCGAGCGGTGGATGGACACGATGCTCCACGAGTTCGGCCACGCCGTCTTCAACCGGGGCGTCGACCGGAGCCTGCCCTGGCTGCTCCGCGACGCCGCCCACGCCCTCACCACCGAGGGCGTCGCCATGCTCTTCGGTCGGCTCGTCCGCGACCCCGAGTGGCTCGGCGGCGTGGCCCAGGTGCCGCCCGGCGAGCTCGACGGGCTGCGCCGTCGCCTGGCGGCGGCCCGCCGCGCCTCGCTCCTCGTGTTCGCCCGGTGGGTGCTCGTCGTCACCCACTTCGAGCGCCGCCTCTACGCCGACCCCGACGCCGACCTCGACGCGGCCTGGTGGCAGCTCGTGGAGCGGTACCAGGGCGTGCGCCGACCGGCGGGGCGGCGCCAGCCCGACTGGGCGGCCAAGATCCACCTCGCCGTCGTCCCCGTCTACTACCAGAACTACCTGTACGGCGAGCTGTTCGCGTCCCAGCTCGAGACCGCGCTCACCGCCCGCGCCGGCGGGTTCGTGGCGCGGCGCGAGGCCGGTCGCTTCCTCGCCGACGCCGTCTTCGCGCCGGGCGCGACCCACCGCTGGGACCGGCTCATCGAGGCCGCGACCGGCGAGCCCCTGAGCGCCGCCCACCTGGCGTCGCACCTCGCCGCGTAG
- a CDS encoding acyl-CoA synthetase — translation MEFNLADLWERVVDTVPDREALVCGARRLTYREADERMNRLAHALAARGVGPGDHVALYLYNGTEYLEAMLAAYKLRAVPINVNYRYVEEELRYLLADSEARAVVFHRSFAPKLAAVRSDVPMLRTFLAVDDGSDADLAGLDADDYERALADASSTRDFAPRSADDLYILYTGGTTGMPKGVMWRHEDIFFGAFGGGGLSEPIRAPEDIAERARAEGLRCLPASPLMHGTAHWMAFMTLYTGGTVVLSPDRSLDAARIWGLVAAEHVNFLVIVGDAMARPLVEALDSLSDDVDLSGLSILLSGGAILSPPVKRALAERLPHTLLLDGFGSSESGGQGQLAVGDDGSFSAQPRFRLDDETTVLTDDFRPAPVGVVGRLARRGRVPLGYWHDPVKSRATFPVVDGVRWSVPGDDARVEEDGTITILGRGSVSINTGGEKVYPEEVEGALKAHPAVFDAVVVGLPDDRWGERVVAVVEPRDGQRPTLDDVAAQARRHLAGYKLPRQLVLVDHVERSPSGKPDYRWAKRVAQAASS, via the coding sequence ATGGAGTTCAACCTGGCCGACCTCTGGGAGCGGGTGGTCGACACCGTCCCCGACCGGGAGGCGCTCGTCTGCGGGGCGCGGCGGCTCACCTACCGCGAGGCCGACGAGCGGATGAACCGGCTCGCGCACGCGCTCGCGGCGCGGGGTGTCGGTCCCGGTGACCACGTCGCCCTGTACCTCTACAACGGCACCGAGTACCTCGAGGCGATGCTCGCCGCCTACAAGCTGCGGGCCGTGCCCATCAACGTGAACTACCGCTACGTCGAGGAGGAGCTCCGGTACCTCCTGGCCGACAGCGAGGCGCGCGCGGTCGTGTTCCACCGCAGCTTCGCCCCCAAGCTCGCCGCGGTCCGGTCCGACGTCCCGATGCTGCGGACCTTCCTCGCCGTCGACGACGGCTCCGACGCCGACCTCGCCGGCCTCGACGCGGACGACTACGAGCGGGCCCTGGCCGACGCGTCGTCGACCCGGGACTTCGCGCCGCGCAGCGCCGACGACCTCTACATCCTCTACACCGGCGGCACCACCGGGATGCCGAAGGGCGTGATGTGGCGCCACGAGGACATCTTCTTCGGCGCCTTCGGCGGCGGCGGGCTCAGCGAGCCGATCCGCGCGCCCGAGGACATCGCGGAGCGGGCCCGCGCCGAGGGTCTGCGCTGCCTCCCCGCCTCCCCGCTCATGCACGGCACCGCGCACTGGATGGCGTTCATGACGCTCTACACGGGCGGCACCGTGGTGCTCTCACCCGACCGGTCGCTCGACGCCGCCCGGATCTGGGGGCTCGTGGCCGCCGAGCACGTGAACTTCCTGGTCATCGTCGGCGACGCCATGGCGCGACCCCTCGTCGAGGCGCTCGACTCGCTTTCGGACGACGTGGACCTGTCGGGCCTCTCGATCCTGCTGTCCGGGGGTGCGATCCTCTCCCCGCCGGTGAAGCGGGCGCTGGCCGAGCGGCTGCCGCACACCCTCCTGCTCGACGGGTTCGGGTCGTCCGAGTCCGGCGGCCAGGGCCAGCTGGCGGTCGGCGACGACGGGTCGTTCTCGGCTCAGCCGCGCTTCCGGCTCGACGACGAGACGACGGTGCTCACCGACGACTTCCGGCCCGCGCCCGTGGGCGTCGTCGGCCGCCTCGCCCGTCGGGGCCGGGTGCCGCTCGGCTACTGGCACGACCCGGTGAAGAGCCGAGCCACGTTCCCCGTCGTCGACGGGGTGCGCTGGTCCGTCCCAGGTGACGACGCCCGGGTCGAGGAGGACGGCACGATCACGATCCTCGGCCGCGGGTCGGTGTCGATCAACACCGGCGGCGAGAAGGTGTACCCCGAGGAGGTGGAAGGCGCGCTGAAGGCCCACCCGGCGGTCTTCGACGCCGTCGTCGTCGGCCTCCCCGACGACCGGTGGGGCGAGCGGGTGGTGGCGGTCGTCGAGCCCCGCGACGGGCAGCGCCCCACCCTCGACGACGTCGCCGCGCAGGCCCGTCGGCACCTCGCCGGGTACAAGCTGCCCCGCCAGCTGGTGCTCGTCGACCACGTCGAGCGCTCCCCCTCGGGCAAGCCCGACTACCGGTGGGCGAAGCGGGTGGCGCAAGCGGCGTCGTCGTAG